In Nocardioides sp. WS12, the DNA window CCCTTGAGGGCGAGGGCGAGCTCGGCGGTGTCGACCTGGCGCAGCACCTGCTGCACCGAACGGTCGTCGAGGCCGATGATGTCCTCGAACATGAACATCCGGCTCTTGACCTCGTCGGCCAGTGCGGCGTCGAGGCCCTCGAGACCTTCGACGATCTGGCGCTCGGTGGGCCGGTCGGAGCGGTTGATGATGTTGACGAGGGGATCCACGCCACCGACCCGCGAGATCTCGGCGGGCTGGAGCATCGAGGAGAGCTTCCGCTCGAGGACGGTCTCCACGGTGCGGACGATCTCGGGGGAGGTCCGGTCCATGACCGCGATCCGGTGGGCGACCACGGCCTGCTGGTGGGCGGGCAGCCCGCTGAGCAGCAGGGACGCCTTGTCGGGGGCCATGTAGGCGAGCACCAACGCGATCACCTGCGGGTGCTCGTCGGCGATGAATCCCCGCAGTTGAGCGGGATCTGCGCGGTGCAGGAACTGGAACGGCATCTGGACGGCGGCTGCGTGCAGCCGGTCCATGATCTCCTTGGCCCGCTCCGGACCGAGCGACTGCTCGAGGAGCTGCTTGGCGAAGTTGAACCCGCCCTGCGTGATGTGGGCGTGTGCCGTTGCGAGGTCGTGGAACTCCGACAGCACCAGACCGGTCTCGGCGGCGGACACCGAGTCGAGGCGGGCGATCTCGGCGGAGATGCCCTCGACCTCGGCGTCGCTGAGGTGGGACATCACCTGGGCGGCGCGGTCCTTGCCCATCTGGATGAGCAGGATCGCGGCCTTGCGGACACCCAGTCCGGTCACGGCACTGCCGCTGGCGAGCATCGTCATGACCGCGGCTCCACGAGCCAGCCACGGAGCAGCGACGCCACGTCCTCGGGCTGCTTCTCCACGAGGGCGATCAGGTCGTCACGCAAGCCGTCCTCCTCGCTCGCCTCCGCTGCCTCGAGTACGGCGACCGCGGGGCTGTCGATCTGCGGCATCCGGCTGGCGGCGTCGAGCTTGAGCTGTTCGACGACGTACGACGTCGCGTCCTCGCGAGCGCGGGCCCGGCGTCGTGCCTGGAACCAGGCCAGCAGCACCATGAGCGCGATGCCACCGCCGATCCCGACGTTGCGCAGGAGTGCGTTCTTCGCCTCGGCTGCGTCGGCCTTCTGCGCTGCCGCGATCTCCTTCGCTGCGGCCTCGTCGGCGCTGCGGTCGAACGGAAGAGCGGAGACCTCGATCGTGTCGCCGCGCGTCGCCTTGATGCCGATCGCGCTGCTGATCAGGTCCTTGATGACTTCGGGTTGGATGGCCGCTGCCGCAGTGGCGTCCAGGACGACAGCGACGTGCAGGCTGTTGACCGAGCCGGGTGCGGTCTCGCGGTGTTCGACGGTCTTGTCGACGGCGTTGTCGCGCGTCTCGCTGCCGTTCTTGTACGACGAGTCCCCGTCGGCACCGGCCGCAGCGGGGTCCATCTGGCCGTCGGGTCCGACGACGCCGCCCGTTCCGTCGGTGCCGCCTGCGGCACCGGAGTAGGTCTCGTTGGTCTTCGACTCGGACAGGGCCGGGGTCCCCTCGGGGACGTCGAACTTCAGGGAGTCGGTGACCGACTTGTCGAAGTCGAGGTCGGCGGTGACGGCGGTCTTGGAGTTGCCGACGCCGACGACGCGGTCGAGCACGGCCTGGATCTCGCCCTGCAGGGACTTCTGGAAGGCCTGCACCTGCTTGGTGCGGGACGTGGCGGCGCCGGAGCCGGCCTCGGTGCCCTCGGTGGTGAGGACCTTGCCGGTCGAGTCGGCGACGGTGACCTTCTTCGGCTCGAGGCCGTCGATGCTGGAGGCAACCAGGTGGACGACCGCCTGGACCTGCTCGTCGTCGAGGGTCACGCCGGCCTTGGTGTCGACGAGGACCGACGCAGTGGCGGGGTCCTGCTCGTCGCTGAAGACCTGCTTCTCGGGCAGCGCCAGGTGGACGACCGCGGTGTCGACGCCGTCGATCGCCTCGATGGTCTTGCTGAGCTCACCCTCCATCGCGCGCTTGAAGTTGGTCTGCTCCTGCGACTCCGAGGTCGACAGGCTCTGGCCGTCGAGCAGGCTGTAGCCCGAGTCGCTACTGGTGGGCAGACCCTTGCCGGACAACGTGATCCGGGTGCCGTAGACGTCCGCGCGGGGCACCGAGATGGTGCCGCCTCCGCCGGAGATCTCGTAGGGGATGCCGGACGCGTCGAGTTCCTCGATGACGGCGCTGGCGTCCTCGCCCGAGAGGTTCGAGTAGAGCGGCGAGTAGCTCGGGGCGGACACCCAGCGGAACACCATGAAGGCGGCGATGAGGAGCGCGGCCGTACCGACGACGGCGACGGCCTTCTGGCCGGCCGTGAAGGACGCGAAGGCGTCGGATCCGCGCGACAGGAAGCGGTTCAGTTTCTGTTGCATCTCGATGTCCTCAGACCTGCATCCGCATGATCTCGTTGAACGCCTCGACGGCCTTGTTGCGGAGCGCAACCGTCATCTGGCTGGCGACCGAGGCCTCGCTGGCGGCGATCGTGTAGTCGTGGATGTTCTCGAGCTTCCCGGTCGCGGCCTGGACGGCGAGGTTGTCGGCCTTGTCGGTCAGCCCCTCGAGCCGGTCGAGTCCGTCGAGGACCATCGAGCCGAACTCGGTGTCGGTGCCCGAGGGCCCGGTGGGACCCGCAACGCCGGAGGTGCCGGCGGTGGGCGCTGCGTTCGCGATCGACGTCATGCCGTCGACGCCGGGCAGGTTCGGGATCTGCGGGAAGCTGATCGGAGAGATGCTCATCGTGGTCACCGGCCGATCTGCAGGGCTGCGGTGTAGGTGTCCTGCGCGGACTTCGTGACCTGCACGGAGGCCTGGTAGCCGCGCTGCGCCATGACCAGCTGGCTCATCTGCGAGGCCATGTCCATGTCGGGCATCCGGACGTAGCCCTCCTCGTCGGCGAGCGGGTGCGACGGGTTGTGGACCAGCCGGCCCTCGGCGCTGGACTGGGCGAAGCCCTCGACGTCCACACCGCCGTCCGCGCGCGGGTCCATGACGACGTACTTGGCCTGGAAGGCGTCGTCGTCGGTGCCCTTGACGGTGTTGGCGTTCGCGATGTTGCCGGCGAGCGCGTCGAGCCAGACCTGGTGGGCACCGAGCGAGGTGTTCGCGATGCGCAGGGTGTCGAACGCGCCCATCAGCCGTTACCGCCCGACATGAGGGACATCCGGGTGGCCCGGTCGCTGATGGCGCGGCCCATGACCTCGTACTCGTACTGCGTCTGGATGGCCGCGATCGACTCCTTGCGGAGGTCGACGTTGTTGCCGTTGGCGCCGACGGGGGTGTCGGTCGCAGAGACGGTGACACCGACGTCAGTGGCCTTGCCACGCTCGATGGCGCGCGACAGCGTCGACTCGAAGTCGGCGGCGCGGGCGCGGAACCCAGGGGTGTCGACGTTCGCGATGTTGTCCGCGATGACTTCCTGCCGCGTGGACAGGCCGTTGATCGCCGAGTGCAACACGAAGCCGATGGCGTCGGTGGCTGCGAAGGACACGAGGTTCTCCTCGAGAGGCACCGCTCCTGGCTGATCGAGCAAGTCAGGAAGAGTGCGACGGTCGGTGCCGGTCCTTCGGCGGGGTTGAGCATTCCGTGCTCACGGGGATCATCGGTTGAGCGTTGAACGACCTGAGTCCGGATCGCTGGGACTTGATCCCGACTATCCCGACCGTTCGATCAACCCCGTCCGACGATCCGTCAGAGGAGCCGTCAGAGGAGTACGACGGAGACCGCTCCCGATCCGTACCCGGCGATGTCGACCGCGAGGTCCTCGCGGCGACCCAGGGTCAGCGCGCTGATCCGCAGTTGCGGGTCGAGCGGGGGACCGGCGGGGTGGAGCGCGTGCAGGCGCAGGTGATCGGCGCCCGCGACGTTGAACATGGAGGCGGCGATGTTGAGCACCTCATAAAGGTTCTCCGCCATCGCATCGGTGATCTTGCGGTCGTCGATCGCGGCCTGGGCGCCACCGACGGGGATCAGCCCGATGGCCGCACTGGCGTGGGCCGAGAAGGCCAGGTCGCACAGGATCAGCGCACTGATCCGGAGCTGGTCGTCGACGTACACGGCGATCGAGGCGGCGGTGTCGGGTGCCGGGGCGAAGGGCGTCGTGGGACTCAGGGTGACGTCGCGGCCGAGCAGATCGGCGAGCAGGTCCTTGAGTTGCTTGGGCTGGGGCAGGTGAATGACCACGGCGACCTCAGATCACGGTGCGGAGGGCGTCGTCGAACGCCTCCGGGGTGAACGGCTTGGCAATGAGGAAGGCGGCACCAGAGGTTGCGGCACGCTGGCGCATCTCCTCGGACCCCTCGGAGGTGACGAACCCGAACGCGACGGTCGAACCCGCTGCGCGCAGGGCGTCGAGGCAGTCGATCCCGTTCATCTCGGGCATGTTCCAGTCCGACAGGACCAGGTCGGGGGACTCGGTCTGCACCATCTCGAGTGCCTGGCGGCCGTTCTCGGCTTCGACGATGTCGTGGCCACCGTGGCCGGCCTGGCGCAGGGTGCGGATCACGATCTGCCGCATCACGCGGCTGTCGTCAGCGATCAGGATCTTCATCGGGACCTTCCAGTGGGGGCAGGGAGGGCGCTCAGGCGCCGGGGACGTGGACGCAGACGCGGACGGGGCCGTCGTGCCAGGCGACGTCGACGCGACAGACCTCGCGGACGTCGCTGGCGAACGCGGCGCGACCGGCGGCGACCGAGGGGAGGGAAAGCGTGCTGGGCCCGGGCATCAGGCTCTTGATGCTCCCGCCGACCATGTTGACGAGCTCACCGACGGCGTCGGCGACGTCGCCGTCGTGGACGTCGTGCACGGACGGGATGGCGAGCATCCGGGCGGTCACCTCGCGGGCAATGGCCTCGTCGAGTTCGAGGGTGACCACGCCCTGCCAGCCACCGGTCACGGTGACGGCTGCGGACCACGCACCGGCGGCGTCGAACGGGGATCCGGCTGGCACCGGGCGGGTCACGAGGGCCTCGCCCTCGCCGAGGAGCGCCATCCACATGTCCTCGGTCACCGAACGGACGTCGTCGAGGTCGGGTGCCTCGACGTCGGCAGCGGAGGGGTCGAAGAAACTCAGCACGTTCACGTCAGGGCTCCGTACGTCGCAGTGGAGCCCGCGGTGAGCAGGCCGAGGATCTCGAGCTTCTCGACGATCGCATCCGGCGTGAACGGCTTGATGACGTACTCGTGGGCACCCGCGGCGAGGGCGCGCACGATCTGCCGCTGCTCGCTCTCGGTGGTCACCATCATCAGCGTGACATCGCGCCACTCGGGGTTCGCACGAACGGTGGTGATGAACGTGTAGCCGTCCATCACGGGCATGTTCCAGTCGACCAGGCACAGGTCGGGCACCGGGCCGGACCGCAGCTGGTCGAGGGCGTCCTGGCCGTGGATGGCCTCGGAGGTCTCGAAGTCGAGCCCGGCCAGGATGCGGCGCAGGATGCTCCGCATGGCGCGGGAGTCGTCGATGATCATGGCGTGCACGATCAGGCTCCTGTCATGGTCAGGGGAGTGGTCGAAACAGCGGGTGCGGTGCTGGGTGGGGGTGCGCCGGCGCGTCGATGCACCTGCACCCGGCCGATCGGTTCGCGCCGCCAGGCAGCGGCGAGATCCTCCGGCAGGTCGAGCGTGGTCTCGGTCGAACCGAGCAACAGGTAGCCGTCGAGGGCGAGCATCGGCAGCATCCGGCGCAGGATGTCCTGCTTCGTCGGGGCATCGAAGTAGATGAGGACGTTGCGCAGCCAGATCATGTCGAACGTCCCGAGGCCGACGTACGGCGCCGCGAGGTTGAGGTGGCGGACGGTGATCCGTTGGCGCAGTCGTTCGGCGATCTCCCACTCGCGACCGACACGGGTGAAGTAGCGGACCAGGCTGGTCGCGGGGAGGCCACGGTTGACCTCGACCTGGCTGTACCGGCCGGCCTTCACCCGCTCGAGCATCGTCGTTGCGATGTCGGTGGCGACGATCTCGTACTCCCACCCGGCCGGCAGGTGCTGGTCGAGCAGCATGGCGATCGAGTAGGCCTCCTGGCCGCTCGAGCACGCCGCGCTCCAGATCCGCAGTTTCCGGGTCGTCGACCGGCGTTCGAGGAGCGTGGGCAGGATCTCGTCCGTGAACGCCTGGTAGGGCGTGTGGTCGCGGAACCAACTGGTCTCGTTGATCGTGAGCGCGTCGATCACCTTGCGGCGTTCGTCGGGTTCGAAGGCCAGCCGGGCGACGTACGCCTCGAGGGTGAGGCCCTTCGCTGCGGCCAGGGGAGCAAGGCGCGCCTCGACGAGATACTCCTTGCCCTCGTCGTACACCATCGACGTCTCGCGCCGGATGAGCGCGGAGACAGACGTGAAGGCGGTGGGCGTGGTCATGTCCGGTTCTTCGGCGGGGAACTGCGGTTCCTGAGATCTCATGACGAGCCATGTGTGGCCGATGCCTTGGCCGTGACTCAGATCAGGGTGCTCGTGGTGGACGACTCGGCATTGGTACGACGACTGGTCACCACTGCGCTCAGTCAGGCCCCGGACATCGAAGTGGCCGGCGTGGCGAAGGACGGCGTGGAAGCCGTCCGCATGGTCGATGAGCTCAAGCCCGACGTCGTCACCCTCGACATCGAGATGCCGAACCTCGACGGCCTCGGCGCGCTCACGCAGATCCGGGAGAAGCACGCCCGGTTGCCGGTGATCATGTTCTCGACCCTGACCGAACGCGGGGCGACCGCGACCCTGGACGCGTTGTCGCGGGGGGCGTCGGACTACGTCACCAAGCCCTCCAACACCGGCCAGATCGCCGACGGCATCGCCGCGATCCGCGACCAGCTGGTGCCGCGGATCCGGGCCCTGGCCGGCATGCGGAAGCTCACCCCGGGCACCTCGCGCCCCATCGTTCGCCGGGAGCGTCAGCCGCATGCCGTGCAGCCGGTCAGTGCGCTCCTCATCGGCTGCTCCACCGGCGGACCCGACGCCCTTGCCCGCCTCCTTCCTCGTCTTCCCGCCGACCTCGGAGTGCCGGTACTGGTCGTCCAGCACATGCCTCCCGTGTTCACCGCGATGCTGGCCCAACGCCTCGACAAGCTCTCCGCGCTCACCGTGCGGGAAGCGGCCGACGGTGAGGAGGTGCGTCCCGGCGAGATCCTCATCGCGCCCGGCGACTTCCACCTCCGGCTCAGTCGCGTCGGCCGGATCGGCCCGGTGCGGGTCGCACTCGACCAGGGCGATCAGGAGAACTTCTGTCGCCCTGCGGTCGACGTGCTGTTCCGCTCGGCGCTCGACATCTACGGCGGCGGCGCGCTCGCGACGGTGCTGACCGGCATGGGACAGGACGGTCTCGCCGGGGCCCGGCAGCTGGCAGCCGCTGGGGCCCGGATTCTCGTCCAGGACGAGGAGAGCTCGGTCGTGTGGGGGATGCCCGGTGCCGTTGCGGGCGCGGGACTCGCCGACGACGTACTCCCGCTGGAACAGCTGGGTGACCGGATTGCCGCGACCGTGCGGCGTTCCCGCGCGGCCTGACGGCCGGGCAACGCTCCGCTTGCCGGTGAGGGTTTTGGGAAGGTGTCCTCACATTCGACACTGGTGACGCCCCGCCGAGGAGCACACGATGGGGGAAGGTCCGGCGGCCATAGGTCTCGTGGTGACGCTGTGCGGGCACAGCCCACTCGACTTCATGGGGGAGTCACCACATGTCCCAGCATCGCGCTCACCGACGCGCTCGTCGCGTCATCGCTCAGATCGGTTCCGGCGCGCTCCTCGTCGCCGGCGCTGCTGTCATTGCCACGACGTCGGCTCCGCCGATCGCCCATGCGGCCGCCCAGTCCATCTCGACCACGACCAACATCACGGACGGGAGCGGATTCTGCGTCAACCCGGACGGCACGGGTGACACGGACGACCCGACCAACTGCAACGCCTACGCCCTGAAGACGGACGTGTGGTTGAGCAACCTCCCGCACACCCTGGGAGAGGGCGACTACTTCTTCGCCGTCAACGTTCCGGGCACCCAGTCCACGCCGAACGACGGGGACCCGGGCCTGCTGTCGTCGGACTCCCGTGCGGACCGGACCTTCCACGTCGCGGCCGACGGCACGATCACGACCGCTGGTCCCCACCCGGTCTCCTTCGACGACTTCCGGATCCAGATGGCGCCGTTCGACGACACCACCAACGGTGGTGGCGTCTACAACGCCAGCGTCTGCGAACTGCCGTCTCCTGACCCGACTGCGCCCGTCAGCGGCGACGACTGCACCCATGACTCGTTCAAGGTGCTCCAGGACGACCCGCCACCGGTCGCGGACCCGCTGACCGTCACGAAGACCGCCGAGGGCTCCTACGACAACAAGTACACCTGGCTGGTCGAGAAGTCGGTCGACGACAGCACCCTGAGCGGTGTGTCCGGCTCGGTCACCGCCTACTACACCATCAACCTGAGCCACGACGGTGGCGACATCTCCGGGGCTGCGATCACCGGCTCGGTCACTGTCACGAACCCGAACCCCGTCGCGGCCGTCGCCGACATCACCGACACCTTCTCGGAACCCGGGATCGTGTGCACGCTGACTGGTGCGGGTGACGACATCGAGGTCGCCCCGGGCGACACGGTCCTCCCGTTCAGCTGTGATGTCGCCGCGGACGCCGTCCCAGCGGACGGCCTCACCAACACGGTCACCGTGGAGTGGGACGTCCAACTGCTCGGCGAGGCAGTCCTCGACGCGGGTTCGGCCACGGACACGACCGACCCGATCGTGATCACGGAGAATGCGATCGATGAGTGCGCGGACCTCACCGACACCTACGCCGGCGATCTCGGTACCTACTGTGCCGGCGAAGCCCCCGTGACCATCCAGTACACCCGGGACTTCGACCTCGTCGACCCGGGCTGCGTCGTCTACCCGAACACCGCGTCGTTCGTCACCAACGACAACGCGGTCGTGGGCGAGGACAGCCAGGACGTCGAGGTCTGCAAGACCCCGCTGAACACCGGCGCCCACACCATCGGGGGCTGGACGAACAAGAACGGCCAGGGTCTCATCACCAACGGCACGTCGACCGGCACGACCTGCAACTCCGGGACCTACCTGCGGACCTTCGCACCGTTCCAGGACCTGTCCGCAACCGCCAACTGCGCGGCCGTGGCCAAGTACGTCTCCACGGTGATCGGCAAGGCAACGGCGTCGTCGATGATTCCGATGCTCAAGGCACAGATGCTCGCCACGGCGTTGTCGGTCTACTTCACGGCCGACGCAAACAGCACCCTGGCGACGCAGAAGTACATTCCGAACACCAATCTCGGCGACATCGAGATCGACCTGACGATGATCAAGGGCCGTGACGTCGGCGCCGCCTTCGGTGGGGCAGACAGCCTCACGGTGAGCCAGATGCTGACCTTCGCAGCCAGTCAGTACGTCAGCGCCAGCAGTTGGTACGGAACGTCCAAGCCGGTGCAGGCCGACGCCAAGGACGCGTTCGACGCGATCAACAACAACGCGGTCTTCGCGCCCTAGAACACCCCACTGCAGCGACCGTCACCCCGGTCCGTGTCTCCTTCTCGTACCCCGATCACGCGCTCACGCCGTGATGTCGAGATACACGGGTACGGACCGGGTGGCGGTCGCGTCACTGACGCGGTCGGTCAGTCGCTGCTGCTGCCGGGTGTCGGACAGCATCGCCGGGATGGCGGACATCAGGCGCTGCTGGCGTTCGAGCAGCACCCGTGCGCGGGGCAGGAACTCGTCGGGGATCGGACCGAGGTCCGTGGGTGGCTGCCACGCCGGCTGGTCGGGGGCGCGGCGGCCCTGGAGCATCCGCTCCGCGTGATCGGCGTGTGCCTCGAGGCGGTCGAGCGCCTCACGCCACGTGACCAGGCGACGGGGGCCGTTCGGTGGCGTGCTCATTGGAGCGCCGCTGCCATCGCGGCTTCACGCCACGTCTCGCACAACTGACGGGCGAGCTCGAGCGCCTCGGCCGACTTCGGGGCGTCGCGCCGGATGTTCGCCAGCACCAACTGGTTGCGCAGGTACGCGTAGAGGGCGGCCAGTTCCGTGCCACCCTGCATCTTGTCGACCTGGAGGCTGGATTCCAGTTCCAGCACGATGTCCTGGGCATGGACCAGATTCCGGTGCGCACTCTCCCAGTCGCCTTGCTGCTGCGCTCCGTGTCCACGCTCGACGTCGAGGACCAGCCGTTCGAGCAGCATCACCAGAAGGCGTGCGGGCGACGCGGTCGCGACGGAGTTGGACTGATAGGCCGCATGGGCGGTCAGGGCGTTCATGGGTGATTCCTCACTCGCTCGAGCCGGTCAGGGACGCCAGCTGGCTCGAGAGCCAGCTGGATTGGGCCTGCATCTGGGAGAGCGCGGTCTCGAGCGCCGTGTACTGCCGTTCCAGCGACGTGCGGCGCAGTTCGAGACGGTCGTCCCAGCGGGCGATGTTCTCGTTCAGTCGGGTGATCGCCGTGCCGTGGCTGGTGATCGCGTGGGTGACGCTGCCGTCGTACTTGTCGCTCGCGGTCTTGGCCGCTGCCTCGATCCGGGCCGTGAATCCTGTGGGTCCGGTGAAGGCGGCGGCAGCGGCGATCGGGTCGTCCTTGTACGACGTCGTGAACTTGTCGGCGTCGAAGGTGAGCTTGCCGTAGCGGTCCACCTGGATGCCGTACTTCGCCATCGACGTGCCGTCGGCCGGGTACATCGCGTCCTGCAGGGCTCCAGCAACGCGACGCAGGGCACTGTCGCCGGCGAGGACGCCCTTCGCGGTGGTGCTGGTCGAGGTGATGGCGGAGATCTGGCCGAGGACAGCGTTGATGCCCTCGACGAACGACTTCATGGAGGCCGCGGCGCCGGCGGCGTCGCGGCTGACCTCGACGTCGGCGGTGCCGGTCGCGTTGGAGGCGAGCGTGATCGTGACACCGGGCACGACGTCGGCGAACGTGTTGGTGCTCGAGGTGGCGGTGATCCCGCCGATGTCGATGCTGGCGTCGCGACCCGTACGGACGGTCGCGCCACCGAGAAGTGCGGCGCCGGTGGAGTCGGTCAGGTCGAAGGACTGGTCGCCGCCGGTGGTCGATGACTCGACGAGCAGGCGGTACTGGTCGGTGCCGCCGGAGGTGCCGGTACGGACCAGGGTCGCGCGGACGCCGGCGTCTGCGCCGTTGATGGCCGCGGCGAGCTGTTCGAGTGTCCCTCCGGCCGTGTCGATCTGGAGGTCGGCCTCGCCGGCCCGCTTCAGGAGCACGCTGGTCGTGGCGCCGGTGACGACGTCTGTCTTCGCGTGGGCGTCGGTGAAGGCGACCTGGTGGCTCAGTGCGGTCTGGCCGACGCTCACGGTGAAGGCGCCCGCCGTCGCGGATGTCGTGGCGGCGACGCGGACCCCGGTGTTGGTGGACGTGGCCGCCAGGGTGGTCCAGGGGCTGGTGGTGGCGGTGCGCATGCCTTCGGCGGAGGTCCCCAGCGCCTGGAGTGCGGTGTTCAACTTCTGCAGCGCGGTGACCTTGCTCTGCTCGGTGGTGACCTGCGTCTTGAGTTTGGTCTGCGGCAACGCCTCGAGCGCCATCAACTGGCTGATGATGCTCGCGGTGTCCAGGCCGCTGGCGAGTCCGCCGATGCTGCTGGTCGCTGCCATGGTGATCCTCCGAAGTCCTTGGAAAAGCCCGCGTGCCGGTGAGGCCGGTGGCCCCACCGGCACGCGGTTGGTGCTGTGTGTCAGGAGCGAACTCCCGACGGTTCAGGCAGATCAGCCGCGCAGCAGCTGCAGCACGCCGTTGGGGGCCGAGTTGGCCTGGGCGAGCATGGCGGTGCCGGCCTGGGACAGGATCTGCGAGCGGGTGAGGCTCATCATTTCCTGCGCCATGTCGGTGTCGCGGATCCGGGACTCGGAGGCCGAGAGGTTCTCGATCGCGACGTTGACGTTGTTGATGGTGTGCTCGAACCGGTTCTGCACAGCACCGAGCTCGGCACGCTGCGTGGAGACCTCGGTGATGGCCGCCTGCAGGGTGTTGCTGTCGGTGATGTCGATGGCGGCCACAGCGGCGCCAGCGGTGAAGTCGGCGAGAGCCGTCGCGGAGACGTCGATGGTGTCCGCGTTGTCGAAGCCGACCTGGAAGGTGAGTGCGGCACCACCGAAGAGGTCGACACCGTTGAACTTGGTGTTGTCCTTGATCCGGGTGATCTCCGTGCTCAGCGCGTCGAACTCGCCCTGCAGGGCTGCCTGCGAGTCGACGTTCTGCGTGCCGTTGTTGTACTGCACCGAGAGGTCGTTCATGCGCTGCAGCATGGAGTGGACCTCGGTGAGTGCACCTTCCGCCGTCTGGGCGACAGAGACGCCGTCCTGGGCGTTGCGGACCGCGACCTTGAGTCCGCCGACCTGCGAGCGCAGGCCCTCGGAGATGGCGAGACCGGCGGCGTCGTCAGCGGCGCGGTTGATGCGGAAGCCGGACGACAACTTTTCCATCGACTTCGAGAGCTGTCCCTGCGTCACCGACAGGTTGCGGTAAGCGTTGGTCGCCTCGATGTTCTGGTTGATGCGAAGACCCATGATGGTTCCCTCCTGGATTAGGTCAGATGTTCCGGGAGACCATCCGTGGTCGCCCTTCGAGTTGGTGATCGGCCAACCTGCCGTCGTACCGAAGGGTTTTCCGGAAGAACTTCCGAAAACTTCGGTACGACGGCACGCGGGCCGTCAGACGGAGCTGGTCAGCCCACGGCGTCGAGCGGGATGGTGACCCCGCGCCGACCGCTGTCGGCGTGGCGGGACGCCACCGCGGCGAAGTAGGACTCGCGGCGTCGCTGGGCGACGCCACCGTTCTTGCCGGGCGTCTTCACGAGCGTGGGCTCGAGCGCGTGGTTGAGGGCGTCGCGGAGCAGGGTGAGTGCCTCGGCGCGCATCTGGGAGATGCGGGAGTCGGTGACGCCGAGCTCGGCGGCGATGTC includes these proteins:
- the fliD gene encoding flagellar filament capping protein FliD, which translates into the protein MAATSSIGGLASGLDTASIISQLMALEALPQTKLKTQVTTEQSKVTALQKLNTALQALGTSAEGMRTATTSPWTTLAATSTNTGVRVAATTSATAGAFTVSVGQTALSHQVAFTDAHAKTDVVTGATTSVLLKRAGEADLQIDTAGGTLEQLAAAINGADAGVRATLVRTGTSGGTDQYRLLVESSTTGGDQSFDLTDSTGAALLGGATVRTGRDASIDIGGITATSSTNTFADVVPGVTITLASNATGTADVEVSRDAAGAAASMKSFVEGINAVLGQISAITSTSTTAKGVLAGDSALRRVAGALQDAMYPADGTSMAKYGIQVDRYGKLTFDADKFTTSYKDDPIAAAAAFTGPTGFTARIEAAAKTASDKYDGSVTHAITSHGTAITRLNENIARWDDRLELRRTSLERQYTALETALSQMQAQSSWLSSQLASLTGSSE
- a CDS encoding flagellin, producing MGLRINQNIEATNAYRNLSVTQGQLSKSMEKLSSGFRINRAADDAAGLAISEGLRSQVGGLKVAVRNAQDGVSVAQTAEGALTEVHSMLQRMNDLSVQYNNGTQNVDSQAALQGEFDALSTEITRIKDNTKFNGVDLFGGAALTFQVGFDNADTIDVSATALADFTAGAAVAAIDITDSNTLQAAITEVSTQRAELGAVQNRFEHTINNVNVAIENLSASESRIRDTDMAQEMMSLTRSQILSQAGTAMLAQANSAPNGVLQLLRG